A region from the Bacillus sp. Marseille-P3661 genome encodes:
- a CDS encoding NAD(P)-dependent malic enzyme — translation MSVTREEALHIHRTSKGKLETKSKVPVRNSHDLSLAYSPGVAEPCKDIYEDKSKVYEYTVKGNMVAVVSDGTAVLGLGNIGPEAALPVMEGKAVLFKSFAGVDAFPICLNTTDVDKIVETVKLLEPTFGGVNLEDIAAPNCFIIEDRLKKETNIPVFHDDQHGTAIVTLAGLVNALKLVKKSMSDIKVVLNGAGAAGIAIVKLLYSFGVRNVIMCDTKGAIYEGRPYGMNEVKEQVAKMTNLQKIEGTLAEVIEGADVFVGVSVKDALTPEMVKSMSEDPIIFAMANPNPEIMPADAKEAGAKVIGTGRSDFPNQVNNVLAFPGIFRGALDVRATHINEDMKVAAVHAIANLISEEELSSDYVIPAPFDPRVAPEVAAAVAKAAIETGVARKKVDPEEIKDRTKKLSIIVEN, via the coding sequence GTGTCTGTTACACGGGAGGAAGCATTGCACATACATAGAACTAGCAAGGGGAAACTTGAAACCAAGTCTAAGGTTCCGGTTCGAAATTCGCACGACCTAAGTTTGGCGTATTCCCCTGGAGTAGCTGAGCCTTGTAAAGATATTTATGAAGATAAAAGTAAGGTATATGAATATACAGTAAAAGGCAATATGGTTGCTGTTGTTTCAGATGGTACTGCTGTACTTGGTTTAGGAAATATTGGTCCAGAAGCTGCGTTACCTGTTATGGAAGGAAAAGCAGTTTTGTTTAAGAGTTTTGCAGGTGTAGATGCTTTTCCAATTTGTCTGAATACAACGGATGTTGATAAAATTGTTGAAACTGTTAAATTATTAGAGCCAACTTTTGGGGGCGTAAATTTAGAAGATATTGCTGCTCCTAACTGCTTTATTATAGAAGATAGATTAAAAAAAGAGACTAATATCCCTGTTTTTCATGACGATCAACATGGAACTGCAATCGTAACTCTTGCAGGCCTTGTAAACGCTCTAAAACTAGTGAAAAAGTCAATGTCTGATATTAAGGTTGTTTTGAACGGAGCGGGAGCAGCAGGCATTGCAATTGTAAAGTTATTATATAGCTTTGGTGTTCGAAATGTTATTATGTGTGATACTAAAGGGGCAATTTATGAAGGACGCCCATATGGTATGAATGAAGTAAAAGAGCAAGTAGCTAAAATGACAAATCTTCAAAAAATCGAAGGCACACTCGCTGAAGTAATTGAAGGCGCTGATGTTTTTGTTGGTGTTTCAGTTAAAGACGCGCTTACACCTGAGATGGTTAAATCTATGAGCGAAGATCCGATTATTTTTGCAATGGCGAATCCTAATCCAGAAATTATGCCTGCAGATGCCAAGGAAGCTGGGGCGAAAGTAATCGGTACAGGTCGTTCTGATTTCCCTAATCAAGTAAATAACGTCCTCGCGTTCCCAGGAATTTTCCGTGGAGCATTAGATGTTCGTGCGACACATATTAATGAAGATATGAAGGTTGCAGCTGTTCATGCGATTGCCAATTTAATAAGTGAGGAAGAACTGTCTTCAGATTATGTTATACCAGCTCCGTTTGATCCTAGGGTAGCACCAGAAGTTGCTGCAGCTGTAGCAAAAGCAGCTATTGAAACCGGCGTGGCTCGTAAGAAAGTTGATCCTGAGGAAATTAAAGATAGAACGAAAAAACTCTCAATAATTGTAGAAAATTAA
- the dnaE gene encoding DNA polymerase III subunit alpha: MKVVHLHVHSAYSLLNSTATIDDLVSAAVKKDFKALALTDENVMYGAVPFYKACKKQNIKPIIGMVLSMQAILSPVNEKNYQLILLAKSNEGYRNLLKLSTLVQTQYQSGVPIHVVQEFTKGTIAITPLTAELTQSMLHQQWDQALQLVNQLVTLFNGDFYVGVPPIHLDEHKMIVQFCKNNSIPMVVNNPIHYLEKDDALIHQCLQAIKYGKKLSEFTQEVQQESFMKEENELVRQFQSNPEALENTVKIANQCNVEIKLGDMILPKFPLPNGVSAVQYLKSLCLKGLEKRYAPSPSKIARERLEYELSIIENMQFSDYFLIVWDFMNYAHKHSIITGPGRGSAAGSLVAYVLGITNVDPLAYNLLFERFLNPERITMPDIDIDFPDIRRDELIQYVSKKYGKNHVAQIVTFGTLAARAAIRDVGRVLGMPLSDIDRWTKYIPSRPGITLNEAVKESIPLRNELQQRKDAQKLFNIARKIEGLPRHTSTHAAGVVISDAPLTDLVPLQEGNNGVLLTQYSMEILEEIGLLKMDFLGLRNLTLIENIQTLIRKEMNMVINLNDIPMNDEKTFELLGAGDTTGVFQLESTGMRKVLNKLLPTQFEDIVAVNALYRPGPMENIPLFIDRKHGKRKISYPHSDLQEILEPTYGVIVYQEQIMKIASKMAGFSLGEADLLRRAVSKKKRDVLEKERKHFVNGCLEKGYDEKVADQIYDLIVRFADYGFNRSHAVAYSIIAYWLAYLKANFPLYFMCALLSSVVGNEDKIAQYIGESRQKSIDILPPSINKSGIFFNVEEGKIRFSLVPIKNVGMTAIKEILYQRRQKRFTDLFDFCARVSLKIVNRRVIESLILSGCFDEFGRDRAELLASIDAAVSYAELVKEDDGGFFLSDDIVPKPQYLKVEALTTQDKLQFEKEVLGFYLSNHPIEPYKHLLVRMNASTIATLSTKVGSVVQLGALIVNQRTIKTKKGDQMAFLTLSDETGELDAVVFPLVFSKFLSFIKKGEIIFIDGKVEERDGQIQLIVNNLTAITKLKANIFEKLYLRVEETRNDMGKLHQIKAILKKYPGPTEVYIHYADKQKTVRLPQEWSVKISEECLKKLRLVLGMKNVVIKK, translated from the coding sequence ATGAAAGTTGTTCATTTACATGTGCATAGTGCTTACAGCTTATTAAACAGTACTGCTACTATTGATGATCTTGTGAGTGCTGCTGTAAAAAAGGATTTTAAGGCACTAGCTCTAACAGATGAAAATGTAATGTACGGGGCTGTTCCTTTTTATAAAGCTTGTAAAAAACAAAACATTAAACCTATCATTGGAATGGTTTTATCAATGCAGGCTATTTTAAGTCCTGTTAACGAAAAAAATTATCAATTAATTTTATTAGCAAAATCAAATGAAGGTTATCGGAATTTACTTAAACTTAGCACACTTGTTCAAACGCAATATCAAAGTGGTGTTCCTATACATGTTGTGCAGGAATTTACGAAAGGGACTATCGCAATTACACCATTAACGGCTGAACTTACGCAGTCAATGCTCCATCAGCAGTGGGATCAAGCGCTGCAATTAGTGAACCAGCTTGTAACCTTATTTAACGGAGATTTTTATGTTGGCGTTCCACCCATTCATTTGGATGAACATAAAATGATTGTTCAATTTTGTAAGAATAACTCTATCCCGATGGTCGTTAATAATCCAATACATTATCTTGAAAAAGATGATGCACTTATACATCAATGTTTACAGGCGATCAAATACGGCAAAAAGCTTTCTGAATTTACTCAGGAAGTACAACAAGAAAGTTTTATGAAGGAAGAAAACGAGCTTGTTAGACAGTTTCAAAGCAATCCAGAGGCCCTTGAAAATACAGTTAAAATAGCAAATCAATGTAATGTGGAAATTAAACTTGGAGACATGATTCTTCCTAAATTCCCATTACCGAATGGTGTGTCAGCCGTACAGTATTTAAAAAGTCTTTGTCTAAAAGGCCTTGAAAAAAGATATGCACCATCACCTTCAAAAATTGCGAGAGAAAGATTAGAATACGAGCTTTCAATAATTGAAAACATGCAGTTTAGTGACTATTTCTTGATTGTTTGGGATTTTATGAATTATGCCCATAAACATAGTATTATTACTGGACCTGGCAGGGGATCAGCGGCCGGTTCTTTAGTTGCCTATGTTTTGGGCATAACAAATGTAGATCCATTAGCTTACAACCTATTATTTGAAAGATTTTTAAATCCAGAGAGAATTACAATGCCTGATATAGATATTGATTTTCCTGATATACGTCGGGATGAACTTATTCAATATGTATCCAAAAAATATGGTAAGAATCATGTTGCTCAGATTGTTACATTTGGAACATTAGCAGCACGTGCTGCTATAAGGGATGTTGGGCGTGTTCTAGGAATGCCCTTGAGTGATATAGATCGATGGACAAAGTATATTCCTTCAAGGCCAGGTATTACATTAAATGAGGCCGTTAAAGAATCTATACCTTTAAGAAACGAACTACAGCAACGAAAAGATGCACAGAAATTATTTAATATTGCGAGAAAGATTGAAGGTCTACCAAGGCACACCTCCACACATGCAGCTGGAGTTGTTATCAGCGATGCTCCTCTTACTGATTTAGTACCATTACAGGAAGGGAATAATGGGGTATTACTAACCCAGTATTCGATGGAAATCCTAGAAGAAATTGGATTGTTAAAAATGGATTTCTTGGGACTGAGGAATTTAACATTGATAGAAAATATTCAAACTTTGATACGAAAAGAAATGAATATGGTTATAAACTTAAACGATATACCAATGAATGATGAAAAAACGTTTGAACTACTTGGTGCAGGTGATACCACCGGTGTATTTCAGCTTGAATCAACAGGAATGCGAAAAGTATTAAATAAATTACTACCTACGCAATTTGAAGATATTGTTGCGGTTAATGCATTATATCGCCCAGGACCTATGGAAAACATTCCGCTTTTTATCGATAGAAAGCACGGGAAGAGAAAAATCTCCTATCCACATTCAGATTTACAGGAAATTTTGGAGCCTACATATGGTGTTATCGTGTATCAAGAACAAATCATGAAGATTGCTTCTAAAATGGCTGGATTTTCATTGGGTGAAGCGGATCTCCTTAGAAGAGCGGTAAGTAAGAAAAAACGAGATGTATTAGAAAAGGAACGTAAACATTTTGTGAATGGTTGTTTGGAAAAAGGTTATGACGAAAAAGTGGCCGATCAAATATATGATTTGATTGTTCGTTTTGCGGATTACGGTTTTAATAGAAGTCATGCAGTTGCTTATAGTATTATTGCTTACTGGCTTGCTTATCTAAAGGCAAATTTTCCGCTTTATTTTATGTGTGCACTCCTTTCAAGTGTAGTTGGCAATGAAGACAAAATAGCACAGTACATTGGTGAATCAAGACAAAAATCTATTGATATTTTACCGCCATCCATAAATAAAAGTGGTATATTCTTTAATGTAGAGGAAGGGAAAATTAGATTTAGTTTAGTTCCGATCAAAAATGTTGGTATGACGGCTATTAAGGAAATTCTTTACCAACGTCGTCAAAAAAGATTTACAGATTTGTTTGACTTCTGTGCTCGTGTGTCGTTGAAAATTGTTAATAGACGTGTAATCGAGTCGCTTATTTTATCCGGTTGTTTTGATGAGTTCGGAAGGGATCGTGCTGAGTTATTGGCTAGTATCGATGCGGCGGTTAGTTATGCGGAACTAGTGAAAGAGGACGACGGAGGTTTCTTTTTGTCCGACGACATTGTACCGAAACCACAATATTTAAAAGTGGAGGCATTAACTACACAGGACAAGCTGCAATTTGAAAAGGAAGTTCTTGGTTTTTATTTATCCAACCACCCTATAGAACCATATAAACATTTACTAGTTAGAATGAATGCATCAACAATTGCTACTTTAAGCACGAAAGTTGGCTCTGTTGTTCAATTAGGAGCACTTATTGTAAATCAACGAACTATCAAAACTAAAAAAGGTGATCAAATGGCATTTTTAACACTTAGTGATGAGACCGGCGAGCTCGATGCTGTTGTATTTCCGTTAGTGTTTAGTAAGTTTTTGAGTTTCATTAAGAAGGGTGAAATCATCTTCATCGATGGAAAAGTAGAGGAACGAGACGGTCAAATTCAATTAATTGTTAATAATTTAACGGCCATCACCAAACTAAAAGCAAATATATTTGAAAAATTATATTTAAGAGTTGAGGAAACGCGTAATGATATGGGGAAATTACATCAAATTAAAGCAATATTAAAAAAATACCCAGGACCTACAGAGGTATATATTCATTATGCAGATAAACAAAAGACTGTACGGTTACCACAGGAATGGTCGGTAAAAATTTCAGAAGAATGTTTGAAAAAATTGAGATTGGTTTTAGGTATGAAAAATGTAGTAATTAAAAAGTAA